From Xenopus laevis strain J_2021 chromosome 7L, Xenopus_laevis_v10.1, whole genome shotgun sequence, one genomic window encodes:
- the LOC121395786 gene encoding B-cell receptor CD22-like, whose amino-acid sequence MNTFNGRTFLVGNKSKSCSLRIDDVRDTETYYPCINENINCDQYSAFEKVLVQVSDTPHKPVLNLPTSLNEGISALINCSVQHTCTHNPPVLEWNKVGFNKREWREELEEGIWKFVSEMDYIPTYQDHGTPIECKSIYQMGQVLQEQLILKIQYPPKHVIITKPDGEKKIKEGEQVTLQCTSNANPPAKNYTWYRINKDGEEELKEHGENLTLTINWEIVKYSCSARNELGKNYSTIMDLSLFYPPKHVIITKPDGEKKIKAGEQITLKCTSNANPPAKNYTWYRINKDGEEELKEHGENLTLTVNWENVKYSCSARNELGKNYSAIMDLSLFLYAPDNGLSKLIMLVAVIIVVPVLLLILYCKIRGRKLQCCQGRNHLEVQICEDTYMNTYMNVMQSDSSAKHPQQKGAETTDNLYMALQKTDPNTYVEFKVRDF is encoded by the exons ATGAATACATTTAATGGCAGAACTTTCCTGGTGGGGAATAAGTCCAAGAGCTGCTCCTTGAGGATTGATGACGTGAGAGACACTGAAACATATTATCCATGTATAAATGAGAATATAAACTGTGATCAATACAGCGCATTTGAAAAAGTCCTGGTTCAGGTGTCAG ATACCCCACATAAGCCTGTACTAAACTTGCCCACCAGTCTGAATGAAGGAATTTCTGCCCTTATTAACTGCTCTGTACAACACACCTGCACCCACAATCCCCCTGTGCTCGAATGGAACAAAGTAGGCTTCAATAAAAGAGAGtggagagaagaacttgaagaagGAATCTGGAAATTTGTAAGTGAAATGGATTATATCCCAACCTATCAGGATCATGGCACCCCCATTGAATGCAAATCTATTTATCAAATGGGACAAGTATTGCAAGAACAGCTAATCTTAAAAATACAAT ATCCTCCAAAACATGTTATAATTACCAAACCTGatggagaaaagaaaataaaagaaggtGAACAAGTGACTTTACAATGTACCAGCAATGCCAACCCTCCTGCTAAGAACTATACCTGGTACCGCATTAACAAAGATGGAGAAGAGGAACTAAAAGAACATGGGGAGAATTTAACTCTGACTATAAACTGGGAGATTGTGAAGTATTCCTGCTCTGCAAGGAATGAGCTTGGAAAAAATTATTCTACCATAATGGATCTGAGCTTGTTCT ATCCTCCAAAACATGTTATAATTACCAAACCTGatggagaaaagaaaataaaagcaggagaacaaattactttaaaatgtacCAGCAATGCCAACCCTCCTGCTAAGAACTATACCTGGTACCGCATTAACAAAGATGGAGAAGAGGAACTAAAAGAACATGGGGAGAATTTAACTCTGACTGTAAACTGGGAGAATGTGAAGTATTCCTGCTCTGCAAGGAATGAGCTTGGAAAAAATTATTCTGCCATAATGGATCTGAGCTTGTTCT TATATGCCCCTGATAATGGTCTCTCAAAGCTCATCATGCTGGTAGCTGTGATCATTGTCGTTCCAGTTCTGCTGCTGATTTTGTACTGTAAAATAAG AGGAAGAAAACTGCAATGTTGCCAGGGAAGGAATCATTTG GAAGTACAGATATGTGAAGACACGTACATGAATACGTACATGAATGTGATGCAGAGCGATTCATCTGCAAAACATCCACAACAAAAG GGTGCTGAGACTACCGACAATCTCTACATGGCACTTCAGAAGACAGACCCTAACACATATGTAGAATTCAAGGTCAGGGAtttttga